Proteins from a single region of Polyangium spumosum:
- a CDS encoding LysM peptidoglycan-binding domain-containing protein: protein MRFRKAARVFVTVGWLLAGALVSHASLVEAKPPPAAAKPKPKPTAKKPTAKKPAAKKPAARKPAAKKPLTRKPGEPGQPDENVRRAIAGVPPNPHPSVDESAELRALRELDLALFSPAPHAGAPWPSDDLPSLDRGGPVLLATGVPPSPPLPAPLSPPPPTSDLSFLKKLDLPDIPVRWDARVIRYLEFYKNNPRGRSMVAIWMKKSGKYAAAIRRVLREQGLPEDIVWLALVESGFNPTIHSPVGAAGLWQFMPEGARIYGLTVDRWIDERLDPERSTLAAARYLADLHRRFGGWELAFAAYNMGYGGLLASIRKYNTNDFWELSRLEAGLPLETALYVPKIVSLAIVAKNCAVFGCDGLELEPAVTFDKVAVGSGVALRTVAAAAGADLDAVLALNPQLPVGRTPPLGPDAKEAASFVVRVPPGTGARAAKTVARLLEREDKLERHLVRWGESIEDIAALRGTTKSTLLSLNGLRSGEHVRPGTVLFVPEAVSDKPTLASVVSGAPGQKPVIVVPAEAFSYPDRRRVFYRVVAGDTVREVAAALSVSPAELARWNAIDPSASLHDGMTLQVFVPRERALAHVLVLEEAEARVLPVGSTEFFTHFENLKGRKRLEIAAAEGDTWRGLSKRYNLSLGMLERINHRSRTSALAPGDKVVVYVAQPAAPKAAPPPPKETPDDKAEAVAVAPPVEDKPAPSEDLDEPKPDDNGPTKPATFRNESKPAAAAAPSKPKESAPPKAPKEPPPAELPPPAP, encoded by the coding sequence ATGCGCTTTCGAAAGGCCGCACGCGTGTTCGTCACGGTCGGCTGGCTCCTCGCCGGCGCGCTCGTCTCCCATGCGAGCCTCGTCGAGGCCAAGCCCCCGCCCGCCGCTGCCAAGCCCAAGCCCAAGCCCACGGCCAAGAAGCCCACGGCCAAGAAGCCCGCGGCCAAGAAGCCCGCGGCCAGGAAGCCGGCCGCCAAGAAGCCCCTCACGCGTAAGCCCGGTGAGCCTGGCCAGCCCGACGAAAACGTCCGCCGCGCCATCGCGGGCGTGCCTCCGAACCCTCATCCCTCCGTGGACGAGTCCGCCGAGCTCCGCGCCCTCCGCGAGCTCGACCTCGCCCTCTTCTCTCCGGCGCCTCATGCGGGCGCCCCCTGGCCCTCGGACGATTTGCCCTCGCTCGATCGCGGCGGCCCCGTCCTCCTCGCCACGGGTGTTCCCCCCTCGCCGCCGCTGCCTGCGCCGCTCTCGCCGCCCCCACCGACGAGCGACCTCTCCTTCCTCAAGAAGCTCGACCTCCCCGACATCCCCGTCCGCTGGGATGCGCGCGTCATCCGTTACCTCGAGTTTTACAAGAACAACCCCCGCGGCCGCTCCATGGTCGCCATCTGGATGAAAAAGAGCGGCAAGTACGCCGCTGCCATTCGTCGTGTCCTCCGCGAGCAGGGTTTGCCCGAGGACATCGTCTGGCTCGCGCTCGTCGAGAGCGGCTTCAATCCCACCATTCATTCGCCCGTCGGCGCCGCCGGCCTCTGGCAGTTCATGCCCGAGGGCGCTCGTATCTATGGCCTCACCGTCGATCGCTGGATCGACGAGCGCCTCGATCCCGAGCGATCCACCCTCGCCGCCGCCCGTTACCTCGCCGACCTCCACCGCCGCTTCGGGGGCTGGGAGCTCGCCTTCGCCGCCTACAACATGGGTTATGGTGGCCTGCTCGCCTCCATTCGCAAGTACAACACCAACGACTTCTGGGAGCTCAGCCGCCTCGAAGCCGGCCTCCCCCTCGAGACGGCGCTCTACGTCCCCAAGATCGTCTCCCTCGCGATCGTCGCCAAGAACTGCGCCGTCTTCGGCTGCGACGGCCTCGAGCTCGAGCCCGCCGTCACCTTCGACAAGGTCGCCGTCGGCTCCGGCGTCGCGCTCCGCACCGTCGCGGCTGCTGCCGGCGCCGACCTCGACGCCGTCCTCGCCTTGAACCCCCAGCTCCCCGTCGGCCGCACGCCTCCGCTCGGCCCTGACGCCAAGGAGGCCGCCTCCTTCGTCGTCCGTGTCCCGCCCGGCACCGGCGCCCGCGCCGCCAAGACCGTGGCCAGGCTCCTCGAGCGCGAGGACAAACTCGAGCGCCACCTCGTCCGCTGGGGCGAATCGATCGAGGACATCGCCGCCCTCCGCGGCACCACGAAGAGCACCTTGCTCTCCTTGAATGGCCTCCGCTCGGGCGAGCACGTCCGCCCTGGCACCGTCCTTTTTGTCCCCGAGGCCGTCTCCGACAAACCCACGCTCGCCAGCGTCGTCTCCGGCGCCCCTGGCCAGAAGCCCGTCATCGTCGTCCCTGCCGAGGCCTTCTCCTACCCCGATCGTCGGCGCGTCTTTTATCGCGTCGTCGCCGGCGACACCGTCCGCGAGGTCGCCGCCGCGCTCTCCGTCTCCCCCGCCGAGCTCGCTCGCTGGAATGCCATCGACCCCTCGGCCTCCCTTCATGACGGCATGACCTTGCAGGTCTTCGTCCCGCGTGAGCGTGCCCTCGCCCATGTCCTCGTCCTGGAGGAGGCCGAGGCCCGCGTCCTGCCCGTCGGCTCCACCGAGTTCTTCACGCATTTCGAGAACTTGAAGGGCCGAAAGCGCCTGGAGATCGCCGCCGCCGAGGGCGACACCTGGCGGGGTTTGTCGAAGCGATACAATCTCAGCCTCGGCATGCTCGAGCGCATCAACCACCGCTCGCGCACGAGCGCCCTCGCCCCGGGTGACAAAGTCGTCGTCTACGTCGCGCAGCCCGCCGCCCCCAAGGCCGCGCCGCCGCCCCCGAAGGAGACCCCGGACGACAAGGCCGAGGCCGTCGCCGTCGCGCCGCCCGTCGAGGACAAACCCGCCCCGAGCGAGGACCTCGACGAGCCCAAGCCCGACGACAACGGGCCGACGAAACCCGCGACGTTCCGGAACGAGAGCAAGCCCGCCGCCGCGGCGGCGCCGTCCAAGCCGAAGGAGTCCGCGCCACCGAAGGCGCCGAAGGAGCCTCCCCCGGCCGAGCTCCCGCCCCCTGCGCCCTGA
- a CDS encoding cytochrome-c peroxidase, with translation MPARRSSSPDNLSALVLLAALLLAGCPDEPLAPGPADVSAKGDASAALPPEPPSSPLTHIVEEPARRGIAALEALAAAMPEGRGDSDPHYLDLRRALAAGAPLWRRPESLGGDVVFGPPRSIDEGGGALLRLDAALVRGDAAAARPERVALERALRLFLGEARRLPPAPPAVAHALSLAAYDLGALALESIQGVPESSAAVLADLRGTLDFIENAAEALLTTGNARAAAALASVQEAARPLRARLDAARTADDLDDRASFVLGAGRLGVALRRLASAAALPVRVPYHARIPAANGGSDEPISALTLPAPRSRPRKDGASQAEYAALGKKLFFDKRLSKNNVRSCATCHVPERGYADGLPRPPSLDPAVTLRHTPTLLYAPLHAAQLWDGRALTPERQALGVIHARAEMGLEPGELALAIESAADLRALFQALPTPGVSADNVGRALAAFQSEALVPGDAPIDRFARGDEAALSSESRRGLDVFAGKGRCARCHIPPFFGGSRPHDFAVPVFAVLGVPDKPGGAKLDPDRGRGAVTGRALDEGAFKTPTTRNLARTAPYFHHGAFRTLEEVVDFYDKGGGKALGIAVPNQDPDVRPLGLSKGDKRALLTFLREALLDKTPAEKLVVSPR, from the coding sequence ATGCCTGCCAGGCGATCTTCGAGCCCTGACAACCTCTCCGCGCTCGTCCTCCTCGCAGCCCTGCTCCTCGCCGGCTGCCCGGACGAGCCGCTGGCCCCCGGCCCCGCGGACGTGAGCGCCAAAGGCGACGCGTCCGCGGCCCTCCCGCCCGAGCCTCCCTCTTCTCCGCTCACGCATATCGTCGAAGAACCCGCGCGCCGCGGCATCGCCGCCCTCGAAGCCCTCGCCGCCGCGATGCCCGAGGGCCGCGGCGACTCCGATCCCCATTACCTCGACCTCCGCCGCGCCCTGGCCGCGGGCGCGCCGCTCTGGCGCAGGCCCGAGAGCCTCGGCGGCGACGTCGTCTTCGGCCCTCCGCGCTCGATCGACGAGGGCGGCGGCGCGCTCCTCCGCCTCGACGCCGCCCTCGTCCGCGGCGACGCCGCCGCCGCGCGCCCCGAAAGGGTCGCCCTCGAGCGCGCCTTGCGCCTCTTCCTCGGCGAGGCCCGCCGCCTCCCGCCTGCCCCTCCGGCCGTCGCGCATGCCCTCTCGCTCGCCGCGTACGACCTCGGCGCCCTCGCGCTCGAATCGATCCAGGGCGTCCCCGAGAGCTCCGCCGCCGTGCTCGCCGACCTCCGCGGCACCCTCGATTTCATCGAGAATGCCGCCGAGGCCCTCCTGACGACGGGAAATGCCCGGGCCGCGGCCGCCCTCGCGTCCGTCCAGGAAGCCGCCCGGCCCCTCCGCGCCCGCCTCGACGCCGCCAGGACCGCCGACGACCTCGACGACCGCGCGAGCTTCGTCCTCGGCGCCGGCCGCCTCGGCGTCGCCCTTCGCCGCCTCGCCTCGGCCGCCGCCCTCCCCGTCCGCGTGCCTTATCATGCCCGGATCCCCGCCGCGAACGGGGGCTCGGACGAGCCCATCTCGGCCCTCACCCTCCCCGCCCCGCGCAGCCGCCCCCGCAAGGACGGCGCGAGCCAGGCCGAATATGCCGCGCTGGGCAAGAAGCTCTTCTTCGACAAACGTTTGTCGAAAAACAACGTCCGTTCCTGCGCCACCTGCCACGTCCCCGAACGGGGTTATGCGGACGGCCTCCCCCGCCCGCCCTCGCTCGACCCGGCCGTCACGCTCCGCCACACCCCCACCTTGCTTTATGCCCCCCTGCACGCCGCGCAGCTCTGGGACGGCCGCGCGCTCACGCCCGAGCGCCAGGCCCTCGGGGTCATTCATGCCCGCGCCGAAATGGGGCTCGAGCCCGGCGAGCTCGCCCTTGCGATCGAATCGGCCGCCGATCTACGCGCCCTCTTCCAGGCGCTCCCCACCCCCGGCGTGAGCGCCGACAACGTCGGCCGCGCCCTCGCCGCTTTTCAATCCGAGGCGCTCGTCCCCGGCGACGCCCCCATCGATCGGTTCGCCCGCGGCGACGAGGCCGCGCTCTCGTCCGAGAGCCGCCGCGGCCTCGACGTCTTCGCTGGCAAGGGCCGCTGCGCTCGCTGCCACATCCCGCCTTTCTTCGGCGGCTCCCGTCCTCACGATTTCGCCGTCCCCGTCTTCGCCGTCCTCGGCGTCCCCGACAAACCCGGCGGCGCCAAACTCGACCCCGACCGCGGCCGCGGCGCGGTCACCGGGCGCGCCCTGGACGAGGGCGCGTTCAAGACCCCGACGACCCGCAACCTCGCCCGCACCGCCCCCTACTTCCACCACGGCGCCTTCCGCACCCTCGAGGAGGTCGTCGATTTCTACGACAAGGGCGGCGGCAAGGCCCTCGGGATCGCCGTCCCGAACCAGGACCCCGACGTGCGCCCGCTCGGTTTGTCCAAAGGCGACAAACGCGCCCTCCTCACCTTCCTGCGCGAGGCGCTCCTCGACAAAACGCCGGCCGAGAAGCTCGTCGTGTCCCCGCGTTAA
- a CDS encoding sensor histidine kinase, whose product MRFSPLADPRLEILDLLGHAVWITVPEEVRIAWANHAAVALWRAADLDELINRDLTPSPTMRATVQQLRDRVAQGERFGAERTIYPKGEVVRVYMSYAPFPLPDGRVWLLVEATELRDALDPEVVRAAEAVRYAPLVVTTHALDGSLLQANTRARETFGNSFSFQGIFAEPGEGARVLAEVAGGEPFFEDVEVVTTQGRRWFSVSARPIPDPVTGNPAILVSAHDMTARIEAERAKDELVSVVSHELRTPLTAIRGAIGLVVGGVAEAEPELRVELLQMASENVQRLGRLVDDLLDVRKLAAGGISLTMADTDLADVVRGAVEAHAPVARAKDIAVETDVAGPMPVFVDPQRIQQVVLNFLSNAIKHSPAGEVVHVRARVIPEGFRVEVADRGPGVPAAFREKIFRRFSQADASSTRSVGGTGLGLYIAKTIVVMHGGRLGYENQEAGGAVFFFELPAKAGD is encoded by the coding sequence ATGCGTTTCTCGCCTCTCGCCGATCCCCGCCTCGAGATCCTGGATTTGCTCGGTCACGCCGTGTGGATCACGGTCCCGGAGGAGGTCCGCATCGCGTGGGCGAACCACGCGGCCGTGGCCCTGTGGCGCGCCGCGGATCTCGACGAGCTCATCAACCGGGACCTGACGCCGTCGCCGACGATGCGCGCGACCGTGCAGCAGCTACGGGACCGCGTGGCGCAAGGCGAGCGCTTCGGGGCGGAGCGGACGATCTATCCGAAGGGAGAGGTCGTCCGTGTCTACATGAGTTACGCGCCATTCCCGCTGCCGGACGGCCGCGTATGGCTCCTCGTCGAGGCGACCGAGCTCCGGGACGCGCTGGACCCCGAGGTGGTGCGCGCCGCGGAGGCCGTGCGGTATGCGCCGCTCGTGGTGACGACGCACGCGCTCGATGGCTCGCTCTTGCAGGCGAATACGCGGGCGCGTGAGACGTTCGGCAATTCGTTTTCGTTCCAGGGGATCTTCGCCGAGCCCGGAGAGGGGGCGCGCGTGCTCGCAGAGGTCGCGGGAGGCGAGCCGTTCTTCGAGGACGTGGAGGTCGTGACGACCCAGGGGCGGCGGTGGTTCTCGGTGTCGGCGCGTCCCATCCCGGATCCGGTGACGGGCAACCCCGCCATTCTGGTGAGCGCGCACGATATGACGGCGCGTATCGAGGCGGAGCGCGCGAAGGACGAGCTCGTGAGCGTGGTGAGCCACGAGCTGCGCACGCCGCTGACGGCGATCCGGGGCGCGATCGGGCTCGTCGTGGGGGGCGTCGCGGAGGCGGAGCCGGAGCTGCGCGTCGAGCTCTTGCAGATGGCGTCGGAGAACGTGCAGCGCCTCGGGCGGCTCGTGGACGATCTGCTCGACGTACGAAAGCTCGCGGCGGGGGGCATTTCGTTGACGATGGCGGACACGGACCTCGCGGACGTGGTGCGGGGCGCCGTGGAGGCGCACGCGCCGGTGGCCCGCGCGAAGGACATCGCCGTGGAGACGGACGTGGCCGGGCCAATGCCGGTGTTCGTCGATCCGCAACGAATTCAGCAGGTGGTGCTCAATTTCCTGTCGAACGCGATCAAGCACTCGCCGGCCGGGGAGGTCGTGCACGTCCGCGCGCGCGTGATCCCGGAGGGGTTTCGCGTGGAGGTGGCGGATCGGGGGCCCGGGGTGCCGGCGGCATTTCGCGAGAAAATATTCCGGCGGTTCTCCCAGGCGGACGCGTCGAGCACGCGGAGCGTCGGCGGGACGGGGCTCGGGCTCTACATCGCGAAGACGATCGTGGTGATGCACGGCGGCCGCCTGGGATACGAGAACCAGGAGGCGGGGGGCGCGGTGTTCTTCTTCGAATTGCCCGCGAAGGCAGGCGATTAA
- a CDS encoding CheR family methyltransferase, giving the protein MRFPDEIRLAPDEFRLLRDLINQHCGIALSPEQRPVIERRLRERLSVHGLHSFGEYYQLLRSPDRGRAELDEALDLVTINETYFYREDYQLTALRNELFPMLRRPPLSRESLSIWSAGCSTGEEVYSIAITAREAGLSGRRDLRIFGSDISRRCVAHARRGVYGTSSFRAIPADLKRKYFVEKPDGMHVQDDLRAWCHFGHLNLLDPVRASVVGRVDIIFCRNVLIYFDDVSRRRVIDMFYDRLLPGGFLLLGHSESLLNVSTAFELVHLRDDLVYRKPITASRFAPGGLDGGTLGSGKP; this is encoded by the coding sequence ATGCGCTTCCCGGATGAGATCCGCCTCGCGCCGGACGAGTTCCGCCTCTTGCGGGATCTCATCAACCAGCATTGCGGCATCGCGCTGAGCCCCGAGCAGCGCCCCGTCATCGAGCGGCGCTTGCGCGAGCGCCTCAGCGTGCATGGCTTGCACTCGTTCGGCGAGTATTACCAGCTCCTCCGCTCGCCGGACCGGGGCCGGGCCGAGCTCGACGAGGCGCTCGATCTCGTCACGATCAACGAGACCTACTTTTATCGCGAGGACTATCAGCTCACGGCGCTCCGCAACGAGCTCTTCCCCATGCTCCGCCGCCCGCCGCTCTCCCGCGAGAGCCTCTCCATCTGGAGCGCTGGCTGCTCGACGGGCGAGGAGGTCTACTCCATCGCCATCACGGCGAGGGAGGCCGGTTTGTCCGGGCGCCGCGACCTCCGCATCTTCGGCAGCGACATCTCCCGGCGCTGCGTGGCCCACGCGCGCCGCGGCGTCTACGGCACCTCGTCGTTCCGCGCGATCCCTGCCGACTTGAAGCGCAAGTACTTCGTCGAGAAGCCCGACGGCATGCACGTGCAGGACGACCTCCGGGCCTGGTGCCATTTCGGCCACCTGAACCTGCTCGATCCCGTCCGTGCCTCGGTCGTCGGCCGCGTCGACATCATCTTCTGCCGCAACGTCCTCATCTACTTCGACGACGTCTCGCGGCGCCGCGTGATCGACATGTTTTACGACCGGCTCCTCCCGGGCGGCTTCTTGCTCCTCGGCCACTCGGAGTCGCTCCTCAACGTGTCGACCGCGTTCGAGCTCGTCCATTTGCGCGACGATCTCGTCTATCGGAAGCCCATCACGGCCTCGCGGTTCGCCCCGGGGGGTCTGGACGGCGGGACGCTCGGATCGGGGAAACCATGA
- the cheB gene encoding chemotaxis-specific protein-glutamate methyltransferase CheB, with protein sequence MKTGPLRVLVVDDSAYNRRNIADILAGSDEVEVVGKAGDGEEALRLALSLKPDVITLDLEMPRMDGFTFLRILMVRQPTPVIVVSSYSHKENVFKALELGAVDFVAKPTQRLAPDTSLRREILQKVLLVRYLRPLAAMSQRNSAIPPLPRSTATPPVLSTPQPEQPSARSVANIAARFIVGIGSSTGGPTALLEILSRVPEKFGGAILIAQHMPEKFTRTFAERLDRKSAIRVTEAVDGDLVTARRAFICPGKMCMEAVVSQNPSGMGWNEIRLRVGPPSQHDRYIPSADRLLRSLAPVGSRAYGVILTGMGDDGVAGARAIRAGGGTIIAESEETAVVYGMPRAAVKAGVVNEVMGLPQIVDWVAALS encoded by the coding sequence GTGAAGACCGGTCCGCTGCGGGTGCTCGTCGTCGACGACTCCGCCTACAACCGCAGGAACATCGCGGACATCCTCGCCGGCAGCGACGAGGTCGAGGTCGTCGGCAAGGCGGGCGACGGGGAGGAGGCGCTGCGCCTCGCCTTGAGCCTCAAGCCGGACGTCATCACGCTCGACCTCGAGATGCCGCGGATGGACGGCTTCACCTTCCTCCGCATCCTCATGGTCCGGCAGCCGACGCCGGTGATCGTGGTGTCGAGCTACAGCCACAAGGAGAACGTCTTCAAGGCGCTCGAGCTCGGCGCCGTCGACTTCGTCGCCAAACCCACGCAAAGGCTCGCGCCCGACACCTCCTTGCGCCGCGAGATTTTGCAGAAGGTCCTCCTCGTCCGGTACCTGCGCCCGCTCGCCGCCATGAGCCAACGAAACAGCGCCATCCCGCCGCTCCCGCGCTCCACGGCCACCCCGCCGGTCCTCTCGACGCCGCAACCCGAGCAGCCGAGCGCGCGCTCCGTGGCCAACATCGCGGCGCGCTTCATCGTGGGCATCGGCTCCTCGACGGGCGGCCCCACGGCGCTGCTCGAGATCCTGAGCCGCGTCCCCGAGAAGTTCGGCGGGGCGATCCTCATCGCCCAGCACATGCCGGAGAAGTTCACGCGCACCTTCGCCGAGCGCCTCGACAGGAAGAGCGCGATCCGCGTGACCGAGGCCGTCGACGGCGACCTCGTCACGGCGCGCCGGGCCTTCATCTGCCCGGGCAAGATGTGCATGGAGGCGGTCGTCTCGCAGAACCCGAGTGGCATGGGCTGGAACGAGATCCGCCTGCGTGTCGGACCTCCCTCGCAGCACGACCGTTACATCCCGAGCGCCGACCGCCTCCTGCGTAGCCTCGCGCCCGTCGGCTCGCGGGCCTACGGCGTCATCCTCACGGGCATGGGCGACGACGGCGTCGCCGGCGCCCGCGCGATCCGGGCCGGCGGCGGGACGATCATCGCCGAGAGCGAGGAGACCGCGGTCGTGTACGGCATGCCGCGCGCGGCGGTGAAGGCGGGCGTGGTGAACGAGGTGATGGGGCTGCCGCAGATCGTGGACTGGGTCGCTGCATTGTCGTGA
- a CDS encoding phospholipase C: MRRESSLLLALLPTLALVGCTTDDGGPPEPPPLPGPAEWNRDVVPPSDDEAAAKRDTCEYKAGMLPAETQGKSRPYGADIPVDHIVVLMLENRSFDHYFQKLPEAGQSDVDVAPENYTNPDENGNPVAPFRDTQLCFVDTNHEWTGTHEQINGGQMDGFYKTSHGFHEQPAGGTLEMLSGSRALGYYTQEDLPFYYWLANEFAIADRYFSSIAGPTWPNRMFLYAASSFGAVHNQFVTPDKVLFDYLEQRQVSWRVYVSTTPGAAVFVEKYLEYSKDEHEHYVPIDNYFHDLETGNLPQVVFVDPGIAREGYAQNDEHPPAIAMLGEQFTATVVDALAKSSAWPRSALFITYDEHGGLYDHVVPPKACPPDDIAPDLKEGDTAAGFDTLGVRVPLIVVSPYAKKHFVDHRTYDHTSIVRFIEARFQMPALTNRDANAEAPWEMFDFENPPHVDPPAVTIPTVAQDKLDACQAIFEP; the protein is encoded by the coding sequence ATGCGCCGCGAAAGCTCTCTGCTCCTCGCTTTGCTCCCGACCCTCGCCCTCGTCGGCTGCACGACCGACGACGGAGGCCCGCCCGAGCCGCCCCCGCTCCCCGGCCCCGCCGAATGGAACCGCGACGTCGTCCCCCCGAGCGACGACGAGGCCGCGGCGAAGCGCGATACCTGCGAGTACAAGGCCGGCATGCTCCCGGCCGAGACGCAAGGGAAGTCCCGCCCCTACGGCGCTGACATCCCCGTCGACCACATCGTGGTCCTCATGTTGGAGAATCGCTCCTTCGACCATTACTTCCAGAAGCTGCCCGAGGCTGGCCAGTCCGACGTCGACGTCGCGCCCGAGAACTACACGAACCCCGACGAGAATGGGAACCCCGTCGCCCCGTTCCGCGACACCCAGCTCTGCTTCGTGGACACGAACCACGAGTGGACCGGCACGCACGAGCAGATCAACGGCGGCCAGATGGACGGGTTTTACAAGACAAGCCACGGCTTCCACGAGCAGCCGGCCGGCGGCACCCTGGAGATGCTGAGCGGCAGCCGCGCCCTCGGCTACTACACCCAGGAGGACCTGCCGTTTTATTACTGGCTCGCGAACGAGTTCGCCATCGCGGACCGCTACTTCTCCTCGATCGCCGGCCCCACCTGGCCGAACCGCATGTTCCTCTACGCCGCGAGCTCCTTCGGCGCCGTCCACAACCAGTTCGTGACGCCCGACAAGGTCCTCTTCGATTACCTCGAGCAGCGGCAGGTCTCCTGGCGCGTCTACGTCTCCACCACCCCCGGCGCCGCGGTCTTCGTCGAGAAATACCTCGAATACAGCAAGGACGAGCACGAGCATTACGTCCCGATCGACAATTACTTCCACGACCTCGAGACGGGCAACCTGCCCCAGGTCGTGTTCGTCGATCCGGGCATCGCGCGGGAGGGTTACGCGCAGAACGACGAGCACCCGCCCGCGATCGCCATGCTCGGCGAGCAATTCACCGCCACCGTCGTCGACGCCCTCGCGAAGAGCTCGGCCTGGCCGCGCTCCGCCCTCTTCATCACGTACGACGAGCACGGCGGCCTCTACGACCACGTCGTCCCCCCGAAGGCCTGCCCGCCCGACGACATCGCCCCGGATCTGAAGGAGGGCGACACCGCCGCGGGGTTCGACACGCTCGGCGTCCGCGTCCCGCTCATCGTCGTCTCGCCCTACGCGAAGAAACATTTCGTCGATCACCGCACCTACGATCACACCTCGATCGTCCGCTTCATCGAGGCCCGCTTCCAGATGCCGGCCCTGACGAACCGCGACGCGAACGCCGAGGCGCCCTGGGAGATGTTCGATTTCGAGAATCCCCCGCACGTCGATCCGCCGGCGGTCACCATTCCCACGGTCGCCCAAGACAAACTCGATGCCTGCCAGGCGATCTTCGAGCCCTGA